The window ACCCCAAAAAATATTTTGCTTATGAAATTCGATTTCGTTTGTATGCTCGGAAAAATAAGAATTACTAGAATTGTTGAGTCGATGTAGCAAACCGGATTTAGCCGATGAGTATAGATTTTTATTCCCGTTTGTAATAGAAATAAATAATGATATTTGAAAAGAAAGTCCTTCTACTATAATATTCTCCGACTTAAGCATTAATCTAAAGAGAGAAAATTTATGAATAAAATTTTCGGTAGTTGGATTCGTGGATAAAATTAAGAATTCATCTTGCTGGGTGTGAAACATTTCTTCCCCATCTAGAACGCGTAAAGAGATAATCCGTATTAACTGCAAAAGGATTTTATTATATATCTTAGCTCCAAAGTATTCAATGAAATAGGAGTAATTTTCTACTTTTAAGACAGCAAGAGTAAGTGTGAGTCCTTGACTGGAATATTCTTCAAATCGCTTCTGTAATTTTTCCCAGTTCGCAAGATTGGTATCACTGTTATAAAAAAATGATTTTTCGAGTGCGGCATTTTTCTCTGTGAGTGCTTTTCGCGCATAAAAAGAATTAACCACGGCATTCACAATTTCAATTAAATCTTTAGGTTCAATCGGTTTGGAAAGAACCCGATAGATATTTGCTTTGTTCAGCGTGTTTACAGTCTCTATTGCATTGGCAAAGTCTACTAATAGAAAGTTTCTTGTTTCTGGATTTGTTTCATGGATGCGGATAAATAATTCGTCTCCGCGCATAATTGGCATTATCTGGTCACAGATTATGATCGGTATCTCTACTCCTCGGAGATTACAATCTGCGACAATTTCAAGGGCAAGGTCAGAGCGTTTGGAAGAAATAATTTCATATTCACTCCCAAACGTTTCTTTTAATTGAATCGTGATATTTTCTAAAAACAGGGATTCATCATCTACACATAGAATAACAGGTTTTTCCTCTCCTCTATGTTAGAAGGATTTTGCATTATTTTATTACTCTTGGCAAATGATTATTTACCTGCAAGTTGCGTATAATAGTAAATAGCCCCAGCAAGTGCGAGACCAGCAAGAGTAGCAAGTGTAATCTTAATCCAGCTCCATGGTCTATCGCCCGTTACTTCTCCGGTTCTCGCATTGATAATGAAACGATAAATTTTTTCATTGTAACGATAGCTGGAAATCCAAAGCGGTAAAAGTAAATGTTTAAATTTTACTTCGCTGTAGGTTGTATTCATGGTGGTAACTTGTTGATCATCGCCGCCAATGTCACCACGTATATGAGAACGAATCGGGTCTTCCATTTTTTGTTTTGAAATTGAAAATCCTTCTTCCAAGCCGATTTTGTATCTTTCCGTGACAAATCCACTTAGATAACGAGCATCATAAGGTTTTAACTCATGTAAATCCCAAGGCTCTAATTCATCAATCATTTCATGAGGTAAAGACTTGGACGCACAAACTAATACATCGTCAAAATCAACCTTAACGGAACCAGAAACAGGATACCATCGTGTATGACGAACCTCTCTGGTCTGGGTTTGACCTTGGTTGTCTTTGTAACTTTCGGTTACATAATAGTATTCTCCCCGTTGCCCAGTATATCGAGTAAATGTATTTGCATCGTATGTCCAATAAGGAAGATAGATTCCATCCATTCCACTCGCATTGGCACGTTTGCTTAGGTCGTTAGGTGCAAACCAAAGACCTTTGATCCAGTCGATGTATTTTTGTTTTGCCTGAGGCTTATCTACGTGAAAAGGAAGAACACTCTCAGGGACAAACATAGCATCTTGTCCCTTTACTTCGGCAACCATCGGAGAACCACAGAAGGCACATCGGTCAGACTGTGCCGTCATAATGGAATTAGCCCCACAGCCACTGCATTGAATTTCTTTCCCGCCCGTTACTACATCACTCGCTTTCACCGAGCGAACATTCTTCACTGCTTCATTGAAGTCATGCTCTACTACTTGAGTAGTTGCTGTAGCAGAACCATCAGTAGCCCCACTTGATGCGGGGATAACAACGACTTGTTCATGTCCACAATAGGCACATACAATTTTGTCTGTGCCAGGTTTGAAGGTAAGTTTGGCTCCACATTGAGAGCAGGGAAATTCTTTCTTTTCAGTAGCTGTTTCTTCCATAGGTCTATCCTTAAAAGTTTATTGTGGTGGTAAAGGAGGAGGCACAGAGCCAAAGAGTCCAGAGGTCTCTGGGTTCTCACTTGCTTTTACCCAACTAGCCATTCCATTTTTCCAGATGAGGCTATCGCGTGTTATCTGCCCATTTCCAATAGCAGCACGGAGTTGATCCATGTTGAAAGGTCCTTGCTGTTGTCCGTTTACCGCTACGAAATAAGCTACACCACCAGGAATTGGAGGAGGATTCGTGTTTTGTTGCTGTTGGTTATTCATCATTCCGCCCATTTGTTGACCCATGCCCATACCCATACCAGCACCCATTCCCATTCCCATCATTCCGCCAGAACCTTCATTTTGAGATGCGTTTAACATCGCGTCACCCATTTTCATTTGGTTGACTTTGTTTACATCGCGAACCATTGCGGCACCGGTATCATCGTCGAGGAATTTTTGTAGATTAGCCGGTAGAGAAATATTTTCAATGATGAACTTTGTAATCTCAAGACCGAGCTTTCCAAATTCTTCATTAACAAATCCTTGAATCTTAGCGCCTAACTCTTTGTAATTACGAGCAACGTCTAAAACAGGAATGTTCATTTCGGCTAACGCATCTGTAAACTCGCTAATTAGAAGACTACGAAGTTGATCTTCTACGTTTTCAATATCAAAGCTGCTGGATGTTCCGGAAACTTCTTTTACTAGTTTAATCGGATCAGCAACACGAATGGTGTAAGT is drawn from Leptospiraceae bacterium and contains these coding sequences:
- a CDS encoding EAL domain-containing response regulator, which translates into the protein MRGDELFIRIHETNPETRNFLLVDFANAIETVNTLNKANIYRVLSKPIEPKDLIEIVNAVVNSFYARKALTEKNAALEKSFFYNSDTNLANWEKLQKRFEEYSSQGLTLTLAVLKVENYSYFIEYFGAKIYNKILLQLIRIISLRVLDGEEMFHTQQDEFLILSTNPTTENFIHKFSLFRLMLKSENIIVEGLSFQISLFISITNGNKNLYSSAKSGLLHRLNNSSNSYFSEHTNEIEFHKQNIFWGRKLNTAIEKKHIIPYFQGIMDNKTGKITKYECLVRMNDEGSIILPDRFLNLASAMGLMKLISIIVMDKAFEKFKNSDKLLSINITQFDLEYKDFAQLVEAKLQYYNISPSRLTFEILENVSLDINSQSLKTLQNLKELGCKIAIDDFGVHYSNLARLIEIQPDYLKIDGWFIKNIIKNHKAYLVTKAIIELSHSLNAEVIAEFVSEENIQAKVLEMGVEHSQGYFIGKPDPEILG
- a CDS encoding SPFH domain-containing protein — its product is MGIFDKIIDKAKGEFIDVIEYTDDSLSGLVHRFERQGNEIKNGAQLTVRESQTAIFVNEGEMGDVFKPGRYELTTKNIPILTTLKSWKYGLNSPFKAEVYFVNTKLFTGLTWGTKNPIMLRDPEFRQVQVRAFGTYTIRVADPIKLVKEVSGTSSSFDIENVEDQLRSLLISEFTDALAEMNIPVLDVARNYKELGAKIQGFVNEEFGKLGLEITKFIIENISLPANLQKFLDDDTGAAMVRDVNKVNQMKMGDAMLNASQNEGSGGMMGMGMGAGMGMGMGQQMGGMMNNQQQQNTNPPPIPGGVAYFVAVNGQQQGPFNMDQLRAAIGNGQITRDSLIWKNGMASWVKASENPETSGLFGSVPPPLPPQ